One genomic segment of Rhizobium gallicum bv. gallicum R602sp includes these proteins:
- a CDS encoding coproporphyrinogen-III oxidase family protein codes for MYAPSYSEALEFAIDRSYDINLDMLRSQNLHLDTHNDYLVGTYPPLKAMGDLNGEQLLAQVASSIDLYFHIPFCNQYCTFCHFAKEINPSSERVERYLAALNKEMSWSDAALDGRAIETAFFGGGTPSFLTNHQLKTLFDMINKRFDLSKSEVSFELHPSLVKHADAADRVSTLLRGGVNRFVLGVQTLDRNILRVLNRGHGTDEVIQLVKLLNEMGVENLSLDLMYGLPEQTLRSWYDSVIGLVDMGIEKFNIFPLMFKSTDPIAHQLARGRYQFAGAKERIIMHFMAEHILTSLGYRHGPIFYWTKRPQPHSVQQRRKYDSWNDNNLVPFGVGGFGYMSQCQFYNEADLDRYLSRVEAGEKPVWKGAVLSQDDLIRRTLMFALRSSGVPLSRFEREFGVSIKKYFGRELQILREAGLACISNDGVLSLTAAGIINSGAVSLLFFSDNVLERVAYNDSRITDKRTDLLEKHDYSPAARYGSSAEMQAIFR; via the coding sequence ATGTACGCGCCGAGTTATTCCGAGGCCCTGGAATTTGCGATCGACCGCTCGTACGACATCAATTTAGATATGTTGAGGTCGCAAAACTTGCACCTTGACACACACAACGATTATCTCGTCGGCACATATCCTCCTCTCAAGGCAATGGGCGACCTGAATGGCGAACAGTTGTTGGCCCAGGTTGCATCGTCAATTGACCTCTATTTCCACATCCCTTTCTGTAATCAGTATTGCACCTTTTGCCACTTCGCCAAGGAAATCAATCCATCGTCCGAGCGAGTGGAACGATATTTGGCGGCCTTAAATAAAGAGATGAGTTGGTCAGATGCGGCGCTTGATGGCAGAGCTATTGAGACTGCTTTTTTCGGGGGTGGCACGCCCTCGTTTTTGACCAACCACCAACTAAAAACGCTATTTGATATGATCAACAAGCGCTTTGATTTATCGAAATCCGAAGTAAGTTTTGAATTGCATCCCTCACTTGTAAAGCATGCGGATGCTGCGGATCGCGTATCCACTCTACTTAGAGGCGGCGTAAACCGCTTCGTTCTGGGTGTTCAAACACTAGATCGAAATATTTTGCGCGTATTAAACCGCGGGCATGGTACGGATGAGGTGATCCAACTCGTAAAATTACTTAACGAGATGGGCGTCGAGAATCTATCCCTTGACCTGATGTATGGGCTGCCGGAGCAAACGCTCCGGAGCTGGTACGACTCCGTTATCGGCCTCGTGGATATGGGAATTGAGAAATTCAATATATTCCCATTAATGTTTAAATCGACGGACCCCATAGCCCACCAATTGGCGAGAGGACGATATCAATTCGCGGGCGCTAAGGAGCGCATCATAATGCATTTTATGGCGGAGCACATCCTCACGAGCCTTGGCTATCGACATGGGCCGATCTTCTACTGGACTAAGAGGCCGCAGCCGCATTCCGTTCAACAGCGTCGTAAATACGATTCTTGGAACGACAATAATCTCGTCCCGTTTGGGGTTGGCGGATTTGGCTACATGAGTCAGTGCCAGTTCTATAACGAGGCGGATTTAGATCGATATCTGTCTAGAGTTGAAGCGGGCGAAAAACCAGTGTGGAAAGGTGCTGTACTGTCGCAAGACGATCTCATACGCAGAACATTAATGTTTGCCTTGCGAAGCAGCGGAGTGCCACTCTCCCGCTTCGAGCGAGAATTTGGGGTGTCGATTAAAAAATACTTTGGCCGCGAGCTTCAAATATTAAGGGAGGCGGGACTCGCCTGCATCTCAAACGATGGCGTGCTTTCTTTGACTGCTGCCGGCATTATCAATTCGGGCGCTGTATCGCTGCTATTTTTCTCGGATAATGTGCTTGAGCGAGTCGCGTACAACGATAGCAGAATAACAGACAAACGAACTGATCTGCTCGAAAAACACGATTACTCGCCGGCGGCAAGATACGGATCAAGTGCAGAAATGCAAGCTATCTTTCGGTGA
- a CDS encoding SyrB-like regulator, which translates to MADENNSDSTTDVVETDAPAKTAAPKKQRAPRRLKETAEAMVATSLAKLPRGRKKRSQQAGETKPTPVETQVAGRSTAKDVIRDTGRKRTAKQIERSAKAPLPAIDEMADLIQLEEENKGLRKTLADKLRAENADLRKRLGLD; encoded by the coding sequence ATGGCTGACGAGAACAATTCGGATTCCACTACCGATGTCGTAGAGACCGATGCGCCGGCAAAAACCGCGGCGCCTAAAAAGCAACGCGCACCACGGCGTCTGAAGGAAACTGCCGAAGCAATGGTGGCCACATCACTCGCGAAGTTGCCCAGGGGTCGCAAGAAGCGTAGCCAACAAGCCGGAGAAACGAAGCCGACGCCCGTCGAAACGCAAGTTGCTGGAAGGAGCACGGCGAAGGACGTCATCAGGGACACCGGAAGAAAAAGGACGGCAAAGCAAATCGAGCGATCGGCTAAGGCGCCTCTTCCGGCAATCGATGAGATGGCGGATCTTATTCAGCTTGAAGAAGAGAATAAAGGGCTCCGTAAAACCCTGGCAGATAAGCTTCGCGCGGAAAATGCCGACCTGCGCAAGCGGCTCGGGCTCGATTGA
- a CDS encoding cold-shock protein — MATGTVKFFNGDKGFGFITPENGGTDVFVHVSALQGASSLSEGQRVSYEVGQDRKTGKSRAENVRVL, encoded by the coding sequence ATGGCCACTGGAACCGTTAAGTTTTTCAATGGAGACAAAGGATTTGGCTTCATTACGCCCGAAAATGGAGGAACTGACGTGTTCGTGCACGTGTCAGCTTTACAGGGGGCCAGTTCGCTAAGCGAAGGGCAAAGAGTGAGCTACGAGGTCGGCCAGGATCGCAAGACCGGAAAATCAAGGGCTGAAAACGTCCGTGTGCTTTGA
- a CDS encoding carbonic anhydrase, translating to MERRHFLRGLALLASCPLCTKTTFAAEGVDWGYEGDAGPEHWGSLSKENNACSAGLQQSPLDIGGAIKADIPDLVPDWKSGGTILNNGHTIQVQAAPGGTLRCGDKTYELIQYHFHAPSEHLVEGKAFPMEAHFVHKHAETGALGVLGIFLAPGRPNAAFSSLAAAFPQKPGEEAAIDGVNPGGLLPSSLRYWTYEGSLTTPPCSEIVDWMVAMHPVEVDAADIKKFTALYSMNARPALVTNRRYILSSS from the coding sequence ATGGAAAGGCGACACTTCCTCAGGGGCCTGGCTTTGCTTGCCTCATGTCCACTCTGCACTAAGACAACATTTGCGGCAGAAGGTGTCGATTGGGGCTATGAAGGTGACGCGGGTCCCGAACATTGGGGCTCGCTCAGCAAGGAGAACAACGCCTGCTCGGCGGGTCTACAGCAATCGCCGCTCGATATCGGGGGGGCAATCAAGGCCGATATTCCAGACCTCGTGCCCGATTGGAAGAGCGGCGGCACAATCCTCAACAATGGGCATACGATCCAAGTGCAGGCGGCACCCGGCGGCACGCTCCGCTGCGGAGACAAGACCTATGAACTAATACAGTACCATTTTCATGCGCCGAGCGAACATCTGGTTGAAGGAAAGGCCTTTCCGATGGAAGCGCATTTCGTCCACAAGCATGCCGAAACGGGTGCGCTGGGCGTATTGGGCATTTTCCTTGCTCCTGGGCGTCCCAATGCGGCCTTTTCCAGCCTCGCGGCAGCTTTCCCGCAAAAGCCCGGTGAGGAAGCAGCAATCGACGGGGTGAACCCTGGCGGGTTGCTGCCATCCTCCCTCCGATATTGGACTTACGAGGGATCACTGACCACGCCGCCGTGCAGCGAAATCGTCGATTGGATGGTGGCAATGCACCCAGTCGAAGTCGATGCTGCCGACATCAAGAAGTTTACGGCACTCTATTCGATGAATGCCCGGCCAGCGCTCGTCACCAATCGCCGCTATATTCTGAGCTCCAGCTAG
- a CDS encoding flavodoxin domain-containing protein, whose product MAHGPGPLLVLYGSNSGTAESFAKQIGSEAATRGYAPIVAPADDSAFRVPVDMPFIVVTASYEGQPPNNAGRFVAWAESLQPDTLKGRPFAVVGCGNRHWARIGKAAALSTPRTINLRVTVRRLL is encoded by the coding sequence TTGGCCCACGGCCCCGGACCGCTGCTCGTACTCTATGGCAGCAATTCAGGCACGGCAGAATCCTTCGCGAAACAGATCGGAAGCGAAGCTGCGACTCGGGGCTACGCGCCGATCGTCGCGCCGGCCGATGACTCCGCCTTCAGAGTTCCAGTTGACATGCCTTTCATCGTCGTTACGGCGTCCTACGAAGGGCAACCGCCGAACAACGCCGGACGGTTCGTTGCCTGGGCTGAGAGCCTCCAGCCGGACACGCTCAAGGGTCGGCCCTTTGCCGTGGTCGGGTGCGGCAACCGTCATTGGGCGCGGATTGGTAAAGCCGCTGCGCTTTCAACACCTCGCACGATAAACCTCCGCGTCACCGTTCGACGTCTCCTTTAA
- the glmS gene encoding glutamine--fructose-6-phosphate transaminase (isomerizing) encodes MCGIVGIVGKQPVSTRLVDALKRLEYRGYDSAGVATIDDGALHRRRAEGKLVNLEARLKEQPLVGTIGIGHTRWATHGAPTERNAHPHFTDGIAVVHNGIIENFAELKDELAVAGAEFQTETDTEVVAHLLARFRRDGTGRLEAMFAMLRRLRGAYALAVLFEDDPSTIMAARNGPPLAIGHGNGEMFLGSDAIALAPFTNQITYLVDGDWAVIDNSGVLIFDIDGNVVSRPRQVSSDAAFMVDKGNHRHFMEKEIYEQPEVVAHALGHYVNFIDNRVAPVSGAIDFAKLPSLAISACGTAYLAGLIGKYWFERYARLPVEIDVASEFRYREIPLSRQSAGLFISQSGETADTLASLRYCKEHGLKIGAIVNARESTIARESDAVFPILAGPEIGVASTKAFTCQLAVLATLAIGAGKVRGNVSDEEEQALVRSLAEMPRIMSQVLNSIQPKIELLSRELSKCPNVLYLGRGTSFPLAVEGALKLKEISYIHAEGYAAGELKHGPIALVDENMPVIVIAPHDRFFDKTVSNMQEVAARGGRIILITDERGAAVSKFGMTIALPNVDEIIAPMIFSLPIQLLAYNTAVFLGTDVDQPRNLAKSVTVE; translated from the coding sequence ATGTGCGGGATTGTAGGCATCGTCGGGAAGCAGCCTGTCTCGACACGGCTGGTCGATGCGTTGAAACGCCTGGAATATCGCGGCTACGATTCGGCCGGCGTCGCGACGATCGACGATGGAGCCCTCCATCGCCGGCGCGCGGAGGGCAAGCTCGTCAATCTAGAGGCAAGGCTGAAAGAGCAGCCTCTGGTCGGCACCATCGGCATAGGCCATACGCGCTGGGCGACCCATGGCGCGCCGACGGAACGCAATGCGCACCCACATTTCACCGACGGTATCGCCGTCGTACACAATGGCATTATCGAGAATTTTGCTGAGTTGAAGGACGAACTGGCCGTGGCCGGCGCCGAGTTCCAGACCGAGACGGACACAGAGGTCGTCGCGCATCTCCTGGCAAGGTTTCGCCGGGATGGCACTGGACGTCTCGAGGCGATGTTTGCGATGCTGAGACGGTTGAGGGGCGCCTACGCACTCGCTGTCCTTTTCGAAGATGATCCGTCGACCATTATGGCGGCCCGTAACGGACCGCCGTTGGCGATTGGCCATGGGAATGGCGAAATGTTCCTTGGCTCCGACGCCATCGCCCTGGCGCCCTTTACCAATCAAATCACCTATCTGGTCGATGGCGACTGGGCGGTGATCGACAATTCCGGTGTCCTTATCTTTGATATCGACGGCAATGTCGTCTCCCGGCCGCGGCAGGTTTCCTCGGACGCCGCGTTTATGGTCGACAAGGGTAACCATCGCCACTTCATGGAGAAGGAAATCTACGAGCAGCCGGAGGTCGTGGCTCACGCTCTCGGTCACTACGTCAACTTCATCGACAACCGGGTCGCGCCCGTGTCCGGCGCGATCGATTTCGCCAAGTTGCCGAGCCTTGCCATTTCCGCCTGCGGCACGGCCTATCTGGCAGGTCTGATCGGCAAATACTGGTTCGAGCGCTATGCGCGCCTGCCGGTGGAAATCGATGTGGCGTCGGAGTTCCGCTACCGCGAAATCCCGCTGTCGCGACAATCGGCAGGACTCTTCATCTCGCAATCCGGCGAGACCGCCGACACGCTGGCGTCGCTCCGCTATTGCAAGGAGCATGGTCTGAAGATCGGCGCGATCGTCAACGCCCGTGAGTCGACGATCGCACGGGAATCCGATGCGGTTTTTCCGATCCTGGCCGGCCCGGAGATCGGGGTTGCCTCTACCAAGGCCTTCACCTGTCAGCTTGCGGTTCTTGCTACGCTCGCGATCGGCGCGGGCAAGGTGCGCGGCAACGTCAGCGATGAAGAGGAGCAGGCGCTCGTCAGGAGCCTTGCCGAGATGCCGCGCATCATGAGCCAGGTGCTGAACAGCATCCAGCCGAAGATCGAACTCCTGTCGCGGGAACTGTCGAAGTGTCCGAACGTGCTCTATCTCGGCCGCGGCACCAGCTTTCCACTGGCCGTCGAAGGCGCCCTGAAGCTCAAGGAGATTTCCTATATCCACGCGGAGGGCTATGCCGCCGGTGAGCTGAAGCACGGGCCGATCGCTCTCGTCGACGAGAACATGCCCGTCATCGTCATCGCGCCCCATGACCGCTTTTTCGATAAGACTGTCTCCAACATGCAGGAGGTGGCAGCCCGCGGCGGCCGGATCATCCTGATCACCGACGAGCGTGGTGCGGCCGTGTCGAAATTCGGCATGACAATCGCACTTCCGAATGTGGATGAGATTATTGCGCCGATGATATTCTCACTACCGATACAGCTGCTCGCCTATAACACGGCTGTCTTCTTGGGCACCGATGTCGACCAGCCCCGCAATCTTGCAAAATCAGTCACTGTCGAATGA
- a CDS encoding pseudoazurin, protein MRFKIGPIVATAALASSAMPLMAADHQIRMLNKGADGAMAFEPGFVKITPGDTVTFIPVDKGHNVETYKGLIPNGAPEFKSKANEEYRTKFDIPGAYVVKCTPHAGMGMVALIEVGDNPADLDAIKTAKLPNLVRKRLDAHLMRADKKGPSEQ, encoded by the coding sequence ATGCGTTTTAAAATCGGTCCGATCGTTGCAACGGCAGCGCTGGCCTCTTCGGCGATGCCACTCATGGCGGCGGATCACCAGATCCGGATGCTCAACAAAGGCGCCGACGGCGCAATGGCCTTCGAACCGGGATTTGTGAAGATCACACCCGGCGACACCGTCACCTTCATACCCGTTGACAAGGGCCACAATGTCGAAACCTACAAAGGTTTGATCCCCAACGGAGCGCCCGAATTCAAATCCAAAGCGAACGAAGAATATCGGACAAAATTCGACATTCCGGGCGCCTATGTTGTGAAATGCACGCCGCATGCAGGTATGGGAATGGTGGCACTCATTGAGGTTGGCGATAACCCCGCCGATCTCGACGCCATTAAGACTGCTAAACTTCCAAATCTGGTGCGCAAGCGCCTTGATGCGCACCTCATGCGTGCAGATAAGAAAGGGCCGAGCGAACAATAG
- a CDS encoding helix-turn-helix domain-containing protein, with the protein MVAETLKIAPRAAVRIIEELGLREMTGRGRFRAWGVL; encoded by the coding sequence ATGGTCGCCGAGACCCTCAAAATAGCGCCGCGGGCGGCGGTCAGGATCATCGAGGAACTGGGATTGAGGGAGATGACGGGCAGGGGGAGGTTTCGGGCGTGGGGGGTGCTGTAG
- a CDS encoding LysR family transcriptional regulator has product MRFKGLDLNLLVALDALMTERNLTAAARSINLSQPAMSAAVARLRTYFRDELFMMAGRELVPTPRAEGLAASVREALLHIQLSVISGQPFDPAQSERRFRVILSDYVTLVFIEKVVERVAREAPGVGFEFMQIAEDFEELLQRGDVDFLIMPEPFMSKHPRAELFDDVFVCVACEGNGRISESFSFDQYMSMGHVVVKFGCSLKPAADDWYLRERGYSRRVEVVVQSFSMIPAMLSGTARIGTMPLRLAQHWAKTTPLRILDLPLPIPTLTEAVQWPMLHNTDPASLWMRQTLLQEAARMAPFKQAFPALARQSVCLESTAA; this is encoded by the coding sequence ATGCGTTTTAAAGGTCTTGATCTTAACCTTCTCGTCGCGCTCGACGCGCTGATGACGGAGCGAAACCTTACCGCTGCTGCACGTAGCATCAACCTCAGCCAGCCTGCGATGAGCGCGGCGGTTGCCAGGCTACGAACATATTTTCGAGACGAGCTCTTCATGATGGCGGGCCGCGAGCTCGTCCCGACGCCTCGGGCCGAAGGGCTTGCTGCGTCCGTGCGTGAAGCGTTGTTGCACATTCAGCTATCCGTTATTTCAGGGCAGCCTTTCGATCCCGCCCAAAGCGAACGTCGGTTCAGAGTGATTCTGTCCGACTACGTCACGCTGGTATTCATCGAGAAGGTCGTCGAGCGGGTAGCGCGAGAGGCTCCCGGCGTGGGTTTTGAATTCATGCAGATCGCGGAAGATTTCGAGGAGCTCCTACAGCGCGGCGACGTTGATTTTCTGATTATGCCTGAGCCATTCATGTCGAAGCACCCCCGCGCAGAGCTTTTCGACGATGTCTTTGTATGCGTGGCTTGCGAAGGAAACGGCCGCATCAGCGAATCTTTCTCCTTCGATCAGTACATGTCGATGGGGCATGTGGTCGTCAAATTCGGCTGTTCCCTGAAACCTGCTGCTGATGACTGGTATTTGCGCGAACGCGGTTACTCGAGGCGCGTAGAGGTCGTGGTTCAGTCTTTCAGCATGATACCGGCGATGCTCTCTGGAACGGCTCGTATCGGAACGATGCCTTTACGACTTGCTCAGCATTGGGCGAAGACGACGCCACTGCGGATACTGGATCTACCGCTACCGATACCAACGCTGACGGAGGCAGTTCAGTGGCCGATGCTTCACAATACCGATCCTGCCAGCCTCTGGATGCGTCAGACGCTTCTTCAAGAGGCCGCAAGAATGGCACCGTTTAAGCAGGCGTTTCCCGCGCTCGCGCGGCAGTCCGTGTGCCTAGAAAGCACAGCCGCCTGA